One Nitrospira sp. SG-bin1 genomic window carries:
- a CDS encoding magnesium transporter has product MVIQSVQKLLRRGAITNLSKMLGRMHPADIAKVVTHLSSPKEKREIFELVRGEGKRGQVLSELDGESIQQVLADLLHSDIAWLLKDLGPDDVAYILGFLPEERGKEILALMKTEDSTEVADILKYPKDTAGAIMTTEFFSLPEDATAQEAIRRLQQATDAEMVFYIYVTDKDDHLVGVLSLRQLITVPPTTPLKNIMTREVMSVAIDMDQEEVARQVASYNLLAIPVVERDGKLVGIITVDDVVDVIREEATEDMLKMAGAIEEDTGSKSSSIGSAKLRLPWLFTNLVGSLLSGAILWYFRYTLQEVVAIVSFIPVIAAMGGNVGLQSSTLIIRGLATGSVELTHVWPVFFREAKIGLVMGLACGVTLTLVAWVLHQGFLGMVVGASLIIAFLVSTSMATIMPILLKRVGVDPAVAAGPFVTTANDITGITIYLTLATLFLEYLR; this is encoded by the coding sequence ATCGTGATCCAATCCGTGCAGAAATTGCTGCGACGTGGAGCCATCACGAATCTCTCCAAGATGTTGGGGCGCATGCATCCCGCGGACATCGCCAAAGTCGTAACCCATCTCTCCTCACCGAAGGAAAAGCGGGAGATCTTCGAGTTGGTGCGAGGGGAAGGCAAACGCGGGCAAGTCCTCAGTGAACTCGACGGCGAAAGTATCCAGCAAGTACTCGCGGACCTGTTGCATTCCGACATCGCGTGGCTCTTGAAAGATCTCGGTCCGGACGACGTGGCGTACATTCTCGGATTCCTTCCTGAAGAGCGCGGTAAGGAAATCCTCGCGTTGATGAAGACCGAGGATTCGACTGAAGTCGCCGATATCCTCAAATATCCGAAAGATACGGCGGGCGCGATTATGACCACGGAGTTCTTCTCCCTGCCGGAGGATGCCACGGCACAGGAAGCGATCCGTCGGTTACAGCAAGCCACCGATGCGGAAATGGTATTTTACATTTACGTAACCGACAAGGACGATCATCTGGTCGGTGTTCTGTCGCTCCGTCAGCTCATCACCGTTCCGCCGACGACCCCCCTGAAAAATATCATGACCCGAGAGGTCATGAGTGTCGCAATCGACATGGATCAAGAGGAGGTCGCGCGCCAGGTGGCCAGTTATAACTTGCTGGCTATTCCCGTTGTAGAACGGGACGGCAAACTCGTGGGTATCATTACGGTCGATGACGTTGTGGATGTCATCCGAGAAGAAGCGACCGAAGACATGTTGAAGATGGCCGGGGCGATTGAGGAAGACACGGGCTCGAAATCATCGAGTATCGGCTCGGCGAAACTACGGCTGCCGTGGCTCTTCACCAACTTAGTCGGCAGTCTCCTGTCTGGCGCGATCCTCTGGTATTTCCGTTATACGCTCCAGGAAGTTGTGGCAATCGTGAGTTTTATTCCTGTGATTGCGGCGATGGGCGGGAATGTGGGACTGCAATCCTCGACGTTGATTATTCGTGGGTTGGCCACCGGTTCCGTCGAGCTCACCCATGTATGGCCTGTCTTCTTTCGTGAAGCGAAGATCGGCTTGGTTATGGGGCTGGCCTGTGGTGTGACATTGACACTCGTCGCCTGGGTCTTGCATCAAGGCTTTTTGGGCATGGTTGTCGGAGCTTCGCTGATCATCGCATTTTTAGTGTCGACCAGTATGGCGACGATTATGCCGATTCTTCTCAAACGTGTCGGGGTCGATCCGGCCGTCGCGGCCGGCCCATTCGTTACGACGGCGAACGACATCACCGGTATCACAATCTACCTGACTTTGGCCACCCTGTTCTTGGAGTATCTCCGGTGA